The genome window ccattgtggtggtcaAATCCATTACATACAACAGtttttggcacccttttagtcaatactctgtgctacctccctttgccaagataacagctctgagtcttctgcAGTTAATGCCTGACACATAGCAAggactcttctcttcagttAACCCCAtgggttttctatgggtttcaggtcaggagACTGAgctggccatggcaggaccttgattttgtggtcagtaaaccatttttgtgttgattttgttgtatgttttggatcattgtcctgctggaagatccaaccatggcccatttgaagctttctgacagaggcagacaggttttcatttaatatctgttgataattgatagagtccatgatgccatgtatcctaacaaaatgtccagatcctctggcaGAGAAAGAGCTCCAAAATATTTAACCGTGGGAATGAGGTACTTTCCATATACCTCTCTGTGCACGCCAAAACCACCatactggtgtttattgcctaAAACTTTATTTTGGATTCATTTGACCATAGAatccgatcccatttgaagttccagtagtgtctggcaaactgaatatgcttgagtttgtttttggatgcgagtagaggctttttttcttgaaacccttccaaacaacttgtggtgatgtaggtgacttcaggttgtagttttggagacttcctgaccccaagacgcaactaacttttGCAATTCTCCAATTGTCCTCCTTGATGAtcttttggccactcaaaccatcctttTCACAGTGcaatgtccaattccaggttgattcataacatttccagtttactggaacgtcttaatttttgccctgatggtggaaatgggctttttcaatgcttgtgctattttcttatagacacttcccattttgtgaagctgaaCAACCTTTCACTGCACaccacagctatattccttgatcTTACCCATTGCTATGTATGACTaggggaatttggcctatgtgttacctcatatttatacccttgtgaaacaggaagtcctagtcacccagttgtactaatatatatatatatatatatatatatatatatatatatatatatatatatatatatatatatatatatatataatatcagtgggaatatacttcaaatatgtttttctcatgtgaattcatggggtgccaataattgttgcacacctatatttaacaaagatattttgataaacctgtgttgtattcataattgtttgagatccatgagagcagagtatttttgggattttttttttttaaacaagagatcaaaaggttaaacaatagaggcaatttttcacagccttctttgcttatatttaccaaggtttCCAATATTAATAGAggtactgtagatagatagatagatagatagatagatagatagatagatagatagatagatagatctttTAAAGATCGATTAAAATGGTTCATTTGACTGTAACCATTCTTGTCCCAGTAAGAAACGGTTTACTGAACACCATCCCTCCAGTAGATGTCGCTGTCGTATAATATTTCGAAATAATATTCTCCCATCCTTCTGTGAATTAGATCAGGCCAGTTGTGTCGTCCATGACAAGCCCAATATACcgagtactactactactaatagtaatcataataataacaaaattagaattatgcaaaaagcacattttaaagtctCAAACCAACTTTCTTATTTAAATATCTGAACAATTGACTTCTAACTTTTGATTTGATGTGGGTTACCTgctcagaaggactttattgccaaatcaaaatatttttattttttatttattttattttttttaccagattGACTTATTTATTACTTGCTATTAATAATACAGAGGGCAAAACTGGTTCGGAATGTTTTCTCCAAAGTTGTTTTGCAGTCTTGTGCATCACTGGAGTATGTTATTGTGTGCTATCTGCCATTCAATGCGTAAAGACAGTGCTATTGTTGTTGTAATTGTACCATATCATCCCCCTGAACAACACTATTCTCCCACAAGGCCCATCTTTAATATTCAAGGCTGACATTCAAAGCATACAACAAATTAAAATACACAAGTGAATTTTGAAAGAACGCATGTTAAAGTCACAAAATGATACAAACGCATTATTTTGAGagtcatttttttaattcagccTTTTAAAGAGATGAGTATAGATAATTATTGCTTAGATTAGATGGATCGATTCAGTCGCTCCTGGACGTTACTGGTAGTTTCTAGAATCATCTGACCGCGGACTGTTCTATTTTCACTGCGAGCgagatgttatttttatttttgtttttctcgctcagcgatttatttttatatgaattGAAGCAATGTAACAGCAACACACGCCCCGAAATCGTGTTTAAATCAGAGTTACGGGGTTGAGACACGTCAAAACCCAGTTCAAACTAACGAATTTGGAAACGCACACCCCTCCGTCTGGAGAAAATGGAATGTGACCGGTCGCATATCAGCCGCGTGCAcggtttatatttttaaaaattcttgaCTGTTACGTTTGATTAGCTAGCTTGTTgagggaaaaaaggaagaaaaacaaacaagcaaataaataaataaataaataaaataaaagcagtcaACCGCGACAATGGAGTGGAAACCGATGGAAATAAACCCTGAGGTTTgtagttattgttttttttttttaatcgtgaCTTGGTTTCTTATGACGCTTTCACTTTTTCTGGACAAACTGCTAACagatatttgttgtttttgttgttgtcgttgcaGATGCTGAATAAGGTGAGTCTGCTGAATCATGTTCAAAGCTGGTCTGTGAGGCGTTTGACCGAAAACTAATGTTCCTCAGTGAACGGGCGTAGGCTCGGCTTTAGCCACCTGCTCTGTTACAAAACGGTAAAACTACCAGATTGGTTGAATTAAATCGTCATCTCTGACTAGCTTTACCACAGGATTGGGTTTTATTGGTGTATTGATACTGGTATTATTTGGAAAGTATATGAGCGTTGGATTAACTGTGATGTCTCCTAATTGACATTACATCATAGCCTGATGCCTGAAGCTGTGGCCCGATAATGCAGTGATGTCTGTGATTCAATGATGCTGATATTGTTGATTTTTATTGGGTAActagagcgcgcgcgcgcgtgtgtgtgtgtgtgtgtgtgtgtgtgtgtgtgtgtgtaggtgctgaGTAAGCTGGGTGTGAAGTCAGACTGGTGCTTTGTGGATGTGTTGGGCTTTGAGGATGATGCCATAGCTGGGGTGCCCACGCCCTGCTGTGCCCTGATGCTTCTCTTCCCATTGACACAacaggttctctctctctctctcaatagaGTGGCGATGTTGGTGTTTTGTCACCTCCTCCTATATGTCTGCAGTCAGATTTGATGGcctttaaatgtataaaataactgactttggtgaaatatattaatattcctTCTCAGCATGAGGAGTTTCGCTCCAAGCAGTCGGTTGACCCATGCAAGGACGTCTACTTTTTGAGTCAGACGGTGGTAAACTCCTGTGGTACTATTGGATTGCTGCATGCTGTGGCCAACAATCAGGAGAAACTCAGTTTTGGTTGGTAATTTTATTCAGACTTGTAtgattattttgtatattaaaCTTAAGTCTactcttatttttaaaatcgaGTACCAACTgcattttattgtgtgtgtgtgtgtgtgtgtgtgtgtgtgtgtctggttggAATGTAATCAGGCCTGTCTATTCTCCATGGAAATCTAGCAGTGTATTCTAAACActgttaattcttttaaaattaatttctgATGCCCAGATTTGCTAAAAATGGAGCATTCGAAATGGCACTATTTACAGCATGTAATCTGACTACTTTTGTAGTGCAGTTTTGGCAGGGAAGAAATCCCAtgatgagaaaaacaaaaataagttAAACACCAATATTTTGTCGGCACACAGAGGGTGACTCTACCTTGAAGAAATTTCTAGAAGAAACCGCCGGACTGTCCGCTGATGAACGAGCCGAAAAGCTGGAGCAAAATAAGGTACTACAGCAGTGAAATTGAAAAACAACATTGACACCAGGAGGCTGGATAAGTGCTTTCTAATTCATATTGGATTAGAAAGTCTTTCCACCCTGTTTGTCCTTTGCAATATGTGGCTCTTACAGTAGATGGGGCTTGAATCCCACACAATGGATCATAATCATCAAGCAAGTGCTGTAGATGCGCACCATTTTGTATGTGggttagtttcttttttttctttttaagagtGCAGTATTATGCAGGTCTacctttttaattaaaatacagctttaattgatttattttttttactttaattgtCTTGATTCTACAGTTATGACATATCTTACTGTATTGTGACTATAGCAGGCAAGATCTATAAATGTtagtttatgttaatgttagGTTAGTGGGtgggttggggtttttttgctgGGGgaagaatttaaataaaactgtccTACTTTGCAGGCTATCCAGGCAGCTCATGATGAAGTTGCTGCTGAGGGACAGTGTCGTGTAAGAAACATATACTCTGACACGCACGGAGAATATTCCTGCTTAATTGTTTAATACTGAATTTTAAATTTAATAGTTTAattttaatgacttttgtaCCCCTTTGGAAACAGCCAGAAGCCGACAACGTGAACTTCCACTTCATCACCTTCGTCAACGTAAATGATCAGGTTCATGAACTTGGTAGGTTGGCGCTGGCATTACACTGTGCAACATGCCGTATTACTCACTTTCAACTAATGACGTGTGGCTTGCTCAATACGtttagtttgttttatttataaagcacatttaaaaacagaagTGCTGGAACCAAAGTGCTGTGCAAGTAGTATAAAACAgatttataaacaaacattttaatacTTGTGGACAAATCTTACACCCTCagactggatttaaagagagaataaaagtgGGTCTTCAAAGATTTGGACATAATAGAGGGGGAAGCATGACCAGAATAGACAATGTGTCCTAAGTAAATGCAAATTGGTActtgaaataattattttacaCCATCACTGATTCAGGTTATTTAATAATTCAATTATTGAATACTCTAGGTATCTCACACATTTGTGTTAAGTGAGATGTCTTTCTGCCCATTTAAATCCTGTTTAAGAATAAGGaacattttaatctttaattATCTGTATTAGGACCatcttgtgggtttttttttgttttttaaacttcagTTCTATTTGAGTAGgaattaatttaaatgtttaaattaaacTTAAATTTGGCTATTACATGGACTGACATGGGCTATTACTATTGTAAGAATGAGCATCAGCAATAGTGCTAC of Ictalurus punctatus breed USDA103 chromosome 29, Coco_2.0, whole genome shotgun sequence contains these proteins:
- the uchl1 gene encoding ubiquitin carboxyl-terminal hydrolase isozyme L1, encoding MEWKPMEINPEMLNKVLSKLGVKSDWCFVDVLGFEDDAIAGVPTPCCALMLLFPLTQQHEEFRSKQSVDPCKDVYFLSQTVVNSCGTIGLLHAVANNQEKLSFEGDSTLKKFLEETAGLSADERAEKLEQNKAIQAAHDEVAAEGQCRPEADNVNFHFITFVNVNDQVHELDGRMKGPVNHGATNPDSFVMDAAKVCREFIEREKGEMRFSAVALCKA